DNA from Candidatus Tanganyikabacteria bacterium:
GGACATCCAGAACCGGGTGAAGGACTACCTGGATGACACGCAGCTCGACCCCGGCAAGGTGACCTTCTCGGTCGTCGGCGCGGGGGGAGCGAGCGGCTCCGACGTCACCGTGCGCCTGACCTACCCGGTCGAGCTGGTGATCCCGGTGCCGGGCTTGCCGAACCCTCTGAACGTGACGTCGCAAGCCACCATGAGGATTGAATAGCATGAGATTCAGCATCGGGCGCATCGGGATCGCCCTGGGTTCGGGGGTGCTCATGGCCGGGGGCATCACCTGGTGGACGCA
Protein-coding regions in this window:
- a CDS encoding pilus assembly protein, which codes for MQRQKGQALVEAALILPVVLAMLMAVLSFGLLFGAQLLITNASREGARYGSLGKSGPDIQNRVKDYLDDTQLDPGKVTFSVVGAGGASGSDVTVRLTYPVELVIPVPGLPNPLNVTSQATMRIE